One segment of Myxocyprinus asiaticus isolate MX2 ecotype Aquarium Trade chromosome 41, UBuf_Myxa_2, whole genome shotgun sequence DNA contains the following:
- the LOC127431575 gene encoding interleukin-4 receptor subunit alpha isoform X2, giving the protein MQGKVNMHCSLLFLTFVCFSDLLGTFIVASGDQYGLECVNNYLTTITCYVNISAESPSNRSSYWLQFSINEEYFNCTLKDGEQSLVCVLDLSPDVGFTDTDSYRISLHPSYHGNNLSVILDGDYMPKEHIRPVSPCNLSLHWEKDVVVFQWESGYNPDILLIKYLQYQLSLHSEHQLYEVEVMDQNMSVDKSKFEPQTRYTVRVRSRPNQEHYKGMWSQWTPALNWWSGHILKIPERSFHIAWYLLLLLLFLLTYIPYSRWRKRDYIPSPAPYFKNWNVDVQICTMLSGKVSDVMQEESLQIDILTESPDTPPQPTTLMNETMGMTDPFDPMPQSPSMPHSLVGSYVDSGCWIRDIMTTERGSITCSEDYCTLSQHTYGI; this is encoded by the exons GGTAAAGTGAACATGCATTGCTCCCTCTTATTCCTCACATTCGTTTGCTTTTCTGATCTACTGGGGACCTTCATCGTCGCTTCGG GTGATCAATATGGTTTGGAGTGTGTCAATAACTATCTCACCACTATCACCTGCTATGTAAACATCTCGGCTGAATCCCCAAGCAACAGATCGTCCTATTGGCTTCAGTTCAGCATAAATGA GGAATATTTTAATTGCACATTGAAGGATGGAGAACAGTCATTGGTGTGCGTGTTGGATTTATCTCCTGATGTTGGTTTCACAGACACAGACAGCTACAGAATCTCCCTCCATCCTAGTTACCATGGCAACAACCTGTCTGTCATACTGGATGGTGACTACATGCCTAAAGAACACA TTCGCCCAGTCTCTCCGTGTAACCTTTCTTTGCACTGGGAGAAGGATGTTGTTGTTTTCCAGTGGGAAAGTGGGTATAATCCAGACATCTTATTAATAAAATACCTCCAGTACCAGCTCAGCCTGCACAGTGAACACCAG CTCTATGAGGTAGAAGTCATGGACCAGAATATGTCGGTGGACAAGTCTAAATTTGAACCTCAAACAAGATACACAGTGCGTGTACGATCACGGCCGAATCAAGAGCATTATAAAGGCATGTGGAGTCAGTGGACCCCTGCGTTAAACTGGTGGTCAGGCCACATTCTCA AAATTCCTGAAAGATCTTTCCACATTGCCTGGTATCTTCTGCTTTTGCTACTGTTTCTACTCACATATATCCCATACTCCAG ATGGAGAAAGCGTGATTATATCCCATCACCAGCCCCTTATTTCAAAAACTGGAATGTAGATGTTCAG ATCTGTACAATGCTATCAGGAAAGGTGAGCGATGTAATGCAGGAGGAGTCTCTTCAGATTGACATTCTGACAGAGAGCCCAGACACGCCCCCTCAACCAACCACTTTAATGAATGAGACGATGGGAATGACCGATCCGTTTGACCCTATGCCCCAGTCTCCCAGCATGCCCCATTCTCTTGTGGGCTCATATGTCGACTCGGGATGTTGGATTCGTGACATCATGACAACAGAGAGAGGAAGCATCACATGCAGTGAGGACTACTGTACACTCTCCCAACACACTTATGGCATCTAA
- the LOC127431575 gene encoding interleukin-4 receptor subunit alpha isoform X1 produces the protein MQGKVNMHCSLLFLTFVCFSDLLGTFIVASGDQYGLECVNNYLTTITCYVNISAESPSNRSSYWLQFSINEEYFNCTLKDGEQSLVCVLDLSPDVGFTDTDSYRISLHPSYHGNNLSVILDGDYMPKEHIRPVSPCNLSLHWEKDVVVFQWESGYNPDILLIKYLQYQLSLHSEHQLYEVEVMDQNMSVDKSKFEPQTRYTVRVRSRPNQEHYKGMWSQWTPALNWWSGHILKEIPERSFHIAWYLLLLLLFLLTYIPYSRWRKRDYIPSPAPYFKNWNVDVQICTMLSGKVSDVMQEESLQIDILTESPDTPPQPTTLMNETMGMTDPFDPMPQSPSMPHSLVGSYVDSGCWIRDIMTTERGSITCSEDYCTLSQHTYGI, from the exons GGTAAAGTGAACATGCATTGCTCCCTCTTATTCCTCACATTCGTTTGCTTTTCTGATCTACTGGGGACCTTCATCGTCGCTTCGG GTGATCAATATGGTTTGGAGTGTGTCAATAACTATCTCACCACTATCACCTGCTATGTAAACATCTCGGCTGAATCCCCAAGCAACAGATCGTCCTATTGGCTTCAGTTCAGCATAAATGA GGAATATTTTAATTGCACATTGAAGGATGGAGAACAGTCATTGGTGTGCGTGTTGGATTTATCTCCTGATGTTGGTTTCACAGACACAGACAGCTACAGAATCTCCCTCCATCCTAGTTACCATGGCAACAACCTGTCTGTCATACTGGATGGTGACTACATGCCTAAAGAACACA TTCGCCCAGTCTCTCCGTGTAACCTTTCTTTGCACTGGGAGAAGGATGTTGTTGTTTTCCAGTGGGAAAGTGGGTATAATCCAGACATCTTATTAATAAAATACCTCCAGTACCAGCTCAGCCTGCACAGTGAACACCAG CTCTATGAGGTAGAAGTCATGGACCAGAATATGTCGGTGGACAAGTCTAAATTTGAACCTCAAACAAGATACACAGTGCGTGTACGATCACGGCCGAATCAAGAGCATTATAAAGGCATGTGGAGTCAGTGGACCCCTGCGTTAAACTGGTGGTCAGGCCACATTCTCA AAGAAATTCCTGAAAGATCTTTCCACATTGCCTGGTATCTTCTGCTTTTGCTACTGTTTCTACTCACATATATCCCATACTCCAG ATGGAGAAAGCGTGATTATATCCCATCACCAGCCCCTTATTTCAAAAACTGGAATGTAGATGTTCAG ATCTGTACAATGCTATCAGGAAAGGTGAGCGATGTAATGCAGGAGGAGTCTCTTCAGATTGACATTCTGACAGAGAGCCCAGACACGCCCCCTCAACCAACCACTTTAATGAATGAGACGATGGGAATGACCGATCCGTTTGACCCTATGCCCCAGTCTCCCAGCATGCCCCATTCTCTTGTGGGCTCATATGTCGACTCGGGATGTTGGATTCGTGACATCATGACAACAGAGAGAGGAAGCATCACATGCAGTGAGGACTACTGTACACTCTCCCAACACACTTATGGCATCTAA